The following are from one region of the Arachis duranensis cultivar V14167 chromosome 10, aradu.V14167.gnm2.J7QH, whole genome shotgun sequence genome:
- the LOC107470152 gene encoding uncharacterized protein LOC107470152, whose amino-acid sequence MMQKKSLMGCKHQLLRMQSTNQMDNVDKRPGMLRSPKYTNKRVDEVFSARKSKFGVVFGKENAKVILFAKLMILIQENPSLEKTTTSNLKNVLVFSTSAAKRQQGSSCMENSATSGEVNKDGILQACQTTAECSQVNFRSVFELLSAADKSSGLTAVDVGKALRGLAAPKPCARTGLAADSTERCGDMISSFAANSISEYHIPVRKAPLDLTLKTGQNVRGSQGFKVLHSWMYPQSILPPSLTSVLSSSTTDAVCTSQFVVMFTGGDSSGSPKCFCNAYISRSTRVLYDKKTGTNLLQWPVEEIESLRRSSDEFKELLVKPGTVVPLHIGPATQDFSIVIGCIVTTCISQ is encoded by the exons ATGATGCAAAAGAAGTCATTAATGGGCTGCAAGCACCAATTGTTAAGGATGCAGAG CACCAATCAGATGGATAATGTGGATAAGAGACCAGGGATGTTGAGGAGCCCAAAATACACCAACAAGCGTGTTGATGAAGTATTTTCGGCCAGAAAGTCCAAGTTTGGAGTTgtttttggaaaagaaaatgcaaaggTTATTTTATTTGCCAAACTCATGATTCTTA TTCAGGAAAATCCATCTTTGGAGAAAACTACTACTAGTAACTTGAAGAATGTTTTGGTTTTTTCTACTTCAGCTGCCAAGAGACAGCAAGGGAGTTCATG CATGGAGAATTCTGCTACTTCAGGTGAAGTTAACAAGGATGGTATATTGCAAGCTTGTCAAACAACTGCCGAGTGTAGCCAAGTCAATTTTCGAAGTGTTTTTGAACTTTTGTCAGCTGCTGATAAATCTTCTGGATTGACTGCAGTTGATGTG GGCAAAGCATTAAGAGGTCTGGCTGCACCAAAGCCATGTGCCCGAACTGGTTTAGCTGCTGACTCAACTGAAAGATGTGGGGATATGATATCAAGCTTTGCAGCCAATTCCATATCCGAATACCATATTCCCGTCCGGAAGGCTCCTCTGGATCTTACTTTAAAGACCG GTCAAAATGTGAGAGGCTCCCAGGGCTTCAAGGTTTTGCACTCATGGATGTATCCTCAATCCATCTTGCCACCATCTCTCACATCAGTGCTAAGCTCATCAACAACAGATGCAG TTTGCACTTCTCAGTTTGTCGTCATGTTTACTGGTGGTGACAGCTCTGGGAGTCCCAAATGCTTCTGTAATGCTTATATTTCTCGGTCAACCAGGG TATTGTATGACAAGAAGACTGGAACTAATTTGCTTCAATGGCCAGTGGAAGAAATAGAGAGCTTGAGACGTAGCAGTGATGAATTTAAGGAATTATTGGTTAAACCTGGCACAGTAGTGCCATTACACATTGGCCCTGCAACACAGGATTTTTCTATAGTTATTGGTTGCATTGTTACAACTTGTATCTCACAGTAA
- the LOC127742967 gene encoding uncharacterized protein LOC127742967 has product MPPPYRKPSHRPVKKRKRGPDEPPDSSQSHLSRRGQIQKCSNCGESGHKRRRCKKPSLDAQQPRQAPSKRTRARRKPSSIRPTSRSKASSQPNMPSANGGLRRSTRSRATSQPQPATTSSQPNSTHSRSKPTSSSTRPNRKPTRSLTQEPLAPKEKGAASSSQPAGLVSFSHRISLHVSPRKLKLMAKLPPRLWKKL; this is encoded by the exons ATGCCCCCTCCTTATCGAAAGCCCAGCCACAGACCAgtcaagaagaggaagagaggaCCTGATGAGCCTCCGGACAGTAGCCAATCCCACTTGTCTAGGAGGGGGCAAATCCAAAAGTGCTCAAACTGTGGGGAATCTGGACACAAGAGGAGAAGATGCAAGAAGCCATCCCTGGAT GCCCAACAACCAAGGCAAGCTCCTAGCAAAAGGACCAGAGCAAGAAGGAAGCCTTCATCTATCAGACCTACATCCAGATCTAAGGCTTCATCCCAGCCCAACATGCCATCTGCAAATGGAGGTTTGAGGAGGTCCACTAGGTCTAGAGCAACATCTCAGCCCCAACCAGCCACCACTTCTTCTCAGCCCAACTCAACCCATTCCAGGTCCAAGCCCACATCATCCTCTACTAGGCCCAACAGAAAGCCCACTAGAAGCCTTACACAAGAACCACTAGCACCAAAGGAGAAGGGTGCAGCCAGCTCCAGCCAACCAGCCGGACTTGTCTCCTTTAGTCACAGAATTTCACTGCATGTATCTCCTAGAAAGCTGAAGCTCATGGCTAAACTTCCACCAAGACTTTGGAAAAAACTTTAA